One Lentibacillus cibarius DNA window includes the following coding sequences:
- a CDS encoding competence/damage-inducible protein A, with protein MTNIRAEIVAVGTELLLGQIADTNAQWISQRLAAIGINVHHHAVVGDNLQRVEEQFKLSNERSDVIIVTGGLGPTEDDLTREAFQKLSGMEIVEHEPSMKKIKAYFAKQKIDMTPNNRKQARVFADADILDNQTGMAPGMIVSYGDKTWIFLPGVPHEMKRMMANDILPYLQRLLGEDTIIKSVMLRFIGIGESRLEHELQDLIQQQTNPTIAPLAQNEGIATRLTAKAATDEEALKLIERTKQDVLDKVGEHYYGEDEQSLQASVLELLKDQGKSVAAAESLTGGMFIDRLIAIPGASHVCRGGIVCYDTKVKENVLRVPSDLISQYGTVSEPCASVMAANVSSLMDADIGISFTGVAGPGSSEGHPAGTVFITIHEKSGKQQTEKYTFYGDRQTIRKQTVLKGYELLFNLLK; from the coding sequence ATGACAAACATCCGTGCGGAAATTGTTGCAGTAGGTACAGAATTATTACTAGGCCAGATCGCTGATACAAATGCACAGTGGATATCACAAAGATTAGCAGCAATTGGTATCAATGTGCATCATCATGCTGTTGTTGGTGATAATCTTCAGCGAGTAGAGGAACAGTTCAAGCTTTCCAATGAAAGGTCTGATGTTATCATCGTCACAGGTGGATTAGGCCCGACAGAGGATGACTTAACAAGAGAAGCTTTTCAGAAGCTTTCTGGTATGGAAATAGTGGAACATGAGCCATCCATGAAAAAAATTAAAGCTTATTTTGCTAAACAAAAAATAGATATGACACCAAATAATCGGAAACAAGCTCGTGTGTTTGCTGATGCGGATATTCTTGATAATCAAACCGGAATGGCCCCTGGAATGATTGTTTCATACGGGGATAAAACGTGGATTTTTTTGCCGGGTGTACCGCATGAGATGAAGCGGATGATGGCCAATGATATACTTCCATACCTTCAGCGCCTATTAGGAGAAGATACGATTATCAAATCAGTTATGCTCCGGTTCATCGGTATTGGTGAATCCCGTCTTGAACATGAATTGCAAGATCTAATCCAGCAGCAAACAAATCCGACAATCGCTCCACTTGCGCAGAATGAAGGGATAGCGACCCGACTGACAGCTAAGGCCGCAACCGATGAAGAAGCGCTTAAACTAATCGAACGGACAAAACAGGATGTTCTTGACAAGGTTGGAGAGCATTATTACGGTGAAGATGAACAATCACTGCAAGCGTCTGTTCTGGAACTACTTAAGGATCAGGGTAAATCCGTAGCCGCAGCTGAAAGTTTGACGGGAGGAATGTTTATAGACAGGTTAATCGCTATACCTGGAGCTTCTCACGTATGCCGCGGCGGGATTGTCTGCTATGACACGAAAGTAAAAGAAAATGTGTTACGTGTGCCTTCCGACCTGATTAGCCAATATGGTACAGTTAGTGAACCATGTGCCTCAGTTATGGCTGCAAACGTGAGCTCGCTTATGGATGCAGATATCGGTATTAGCTTTACCGGCGTTGCGGGTCCGGGCAGTTCAGAGGGGCATCCGGCAGGAACGGTATTCATCACCATTCATGAAAAATCCGGGAAGCAGCAGACGGAAAAATACACCTTTTATGGAGATCGTCAAACAATCCGGAAACAAACGGTTTTAAAGGGTTATGAACTTTTATTTAATTTGTTAAAATAA
- the recA gene encoding recombinase RecA, producing the protein MGDKKQALDMALKQIEKQFGKGSIMKLGEQEGQKVATIPSGSLALDVALGIGGYPRGRVVEIYGPESSGKTTVALHAIAEAQQQGGQAAFIDAEHALDPTYARALGVDIEELLLSQPDTGEQALEIAEALVRSGAVDIIVVDSVAALVPKAEIEGEMGDSHVGLQARLMSQALRKLSGAINKSKTTAIFINQIREKVGVMFGNPETTPGGRALKFYSSVRLEVRRAETLKQGNDMVGNKARLKVVKNKVAPPFKQAEVDVMYGEGISKEGEILDIGSDLDIITKSGAWYSYNSERLGQGRENAKQFLKENEDIKLEIHQAIRKHHNLDDGPEEETEDQNQESLDV; encoded by the coding sequence TTGGGAGATAAAAAACAAGCGTTGGATATGGCGTTGAAACAAATTGAAAAACAATTCGGCAAAGGCTCGATCATGAAACTGGGGGAACAGGAAGGACAAAAGGTTGCAACCATCCCCAGTGGTTCACTCGCTTTAGATGTTGCACTGGGAATTGGAGGTTACCCTAGAGGGCGCGTTGTGGAAATTTATGGACCGGAGTCGTCCGGTAAAACGACCGTTGCCCTGCATGCTATTGCTGAGGCGCAGCAACAAGGAGGACAAGCTGCGTTCATCGATGCTGAGCATGCACTCGATCCGACATATGCCCGGGCACTTGGAGTAGATATTGAAGAATTGCTCTTGTCCCAACCTGACACAGGTGAGCAGGCGTTGGAAATCGCTGAGGCGCTCGTTCGCAGTGGGGCCGTTGACATCATTGTGGTAGATTCGGTTGCTGCACTGGTACCGAAAGCAGAGATTGAAGGTGAAATGGGTGATTCCCATGTCGGACTCCAGGCACGTCTAATGTCACAGGCTTTACGGAAATTGTCCGGCGCTATTAATAAATCAAAGACAACGGCAATTTTCATTAATCAAATTAGAGAAAAGGTCGGTGTCATGTTCGGGAATCCGGAAACAACTCCCGGCGGCCGTGCGCTTAAATTCTATTCATCTGTCAGACTTGAAGTTCGACGCGCGGAAACATTGAAACAGGGAAATGATATGGTAGGGAACAAAGCTAGATTAAAAGTAGTTAAAAATAAAGTTGCCCCACCATTTAAACAGGCAGAAGTCGATGTTATGTATGGAGAAGGAATTTCTAAAGAAGGTGAAATTCTGGATATTGGATCAGATTTAGATATTATTACTAAAAGCGGTGCATGGTATTCCTATAATAGTGAACGGCTTGGTCAAGGACGAGAAAATGCCAAACAGTTCCTAAAAGAAAATGAGGATATCAAATTAGAAATTCATCAAGCAATCCGCAAGCATCATAATCTGGACGATGGCCCGGAAGAGGAAACTGAGGACCAAAACCAGGAAAGTCTGGATGTCTGA